The Caenorhabditis elegans chromosome II genome has a segment encoding these proteins:
- the eff-1 gene encoding Protein kinase domain-containing protein (Confirmed by transcript evidence) — MEPPFEWSPQFILLLLAVTTYGFPLEEKFDGLFRAEPPHCSKTPIVRAQTSQNAMSSIARGMQMQFSIGLHTAVCFRLYEDTQLASQEINDDENAGNQTSLLHTIRLEKLEHHHPITQRYTFGIPEVHASCICECDATSSTCTAESHQFTACPESDKSDETSSCYRTFFPNQTPIGCSEDDIPKLCCDVRFKPYKNMTFLAVKLEQPTTYATFVYAAYDFVNGYWVEKDKTKIRSQLDGGTQDRHLDQKRRISLAVTAGGRASHQLETGMYFSRTSNGGETEELRMQPLNEITDNNFDRLGWYRMDDSGHFHVNNGVVKMDDIHKAKVKNCKEQTYKSILSANHYMPGHFNLTRPLEVIKPWIQSARIFDSSLRQAVVTHAEGTNLQISIHLDDEVESQNLVFFHNASRIRDFSGSIIVDSKSNRLFNLTVYEASGKIDGSVKMSTGFGSDTIHTFTAYVSDLHASNRSMIIPLPAIVGQGARAICLRADSMADIDKICHVIEYFESPLEIDLVEGKWHEMIGTCPTCNQINFNGMMKFLNPAHWIKGISSIGDGVMIATDIVVYLGVLCILYLLITKIIVPLGQICLRIRRWCKK; from the exons aTGGAACCGCCGTTTGAGTGGTCTCCCCAGTTTATTCTGCTTCTCCTAGCAGTTACAACCTACGGATTTCCACTCGAGGAGAAATTCGATGGGCTCTTCCGTGCAGAGCCACCACACTGTTCCAAGACACCAATTGTCCGTGCTCAAACATCTCAAA ATGCGATGTCATCAATTGCAAGAGGAATGCAAATGCAATTCTCAATTGGTTTGCACACTGCAGTCTGCTTCAGATTATATGAAGACACTCAACTCGCATCCCAAGAGATCAATGATGATGAAAATGCTGGAAATCAGACATCACTTCTTCATACTATTCGATTGGAAAAGCTTGAACATCACCATCCG ataactcAGCGGTACACTTTTGGAATCCCTGAAGTTCATGCCAGTTGTATCTGTGAGTGTGATGCCACATCTTCAACATGTACCGCAGAATCTCATCAGTTTACCGCTTGTCCAGAGTCTGATAAGTCTGATGAAACATCTTCATGCTACCGCACGTTCTTCCCAAATCAGACACCAATCGGGTGCAGTGAAGACGACATCCCCAAGCTTTGCTGTGACGTTCGATTCAAGCCATATAA aaatatgaCATTCCTCGCAGTCAAACTAGAACAACCTACAACGTATGCAACATTTGTCTACGCAGCTTATGATTTTGTAAATGGATATTGGGTGGAAAAAGATAAAACTAAAATCCGTTCTCAATTAGATGGTGGAACACAGGATAGGCATCTCGACCAAAAACGTCGAATTTCATTGGCTGTAACTGCCGGAGGACGAGCATCTCATCAACTGGAGACAGGAATGTATTTCTCAAGAACAAGTAATGGAGGAGAAACAGAAGAACTGAGAATGCAACCATTGAATGAGATTACAGACAATAA CTTTGACCGTCTTGGATGGTACAGAATGGACGATTCTGGTCATTTTCATGTGAATAATGGAGTTGTGAAAATGGATGATATTCACAAGGctaaagtgaaaaattgcaaagagcAAACTTATAAATCAATTCTCTCTGCAAATCATTAT ATGCCAGGACATTTCAATTTGACTCGTCCACTTGAAGTTATCAAACCGTGGATTCAATCTGCTCGAATTTTTGATAGTTCTCTCAGACAAGCTGTTGTAACACATGCCGAAGGAACtaatcttcaaatttcaattcact TGGATGACGAGGTGGAAAGTCAAAACCTTGTCTTCTTCCATAATGCATCAAGAATTCGTGACTTCAGTGGATCCATCATCGttgattcaaaatcaaatcgATTGTTCAACTTGACAGTATATGAggcttctggaaaaattgatggatCAGTGAAGATGTCAACTGGATTTGGATCTGATACAATTCACACATTCACTGCTTATGTTAGTGATCTTCATGCTTCAAACCGTTCTATGATTATTCCACTGCCAGCCATCGTTGGACAAGGAGCCAGAGCAATCTGTCTCCGAGCAGATTCAATGGCTGATATTGACAAAATTTGTCATGTCATTGAGTATTTCGAGAGCCCTTTGGAAATCGATCTTGTTGAGGGAAAATGGCACGAAATGATTGGAACCTGCCCAACTTGTAatcaaatcaatttcaatgGAATGATGAAATTTCTGAATCCAGCTCATTGGATCAAAGGAATCAGTTCGATTGGTGACGGCGTTATGATTGCTACGGATATTGTTGTGTATCTCGGAGTTTTGTGTATTCTGTATCTTCTTATTACGAAGATTATTGTTCCGTTG GGACAAATTTGTCTCAGAATCCGAAGATGGTGCAAGAAGTAG
- the eff-1 gene encoding Protein kinase domain-containing protein (Confirmed by transcript evidence), producing MEPPFEWSPQFILLLLAVTTYGFPLEEKFDGLFRAEPPHCSKTPIVRAQTSQNAMSSIARGMQMQFSIGLHTAVCFRLYEDTQLASQEINDDENAGNQTSLLHTIRLEKLEHHHPITQRYTFGIPEVHASCICECDATSSTCTAESHQFTACPESDKSDETSSCYRTFFPNQTPIGCSEDDIPKLCCDVRFKPYKNMTFLAVKLEQPTTYATFVYAAYDFVNGYWVEKDKTKIRSQLDGGTQDRHLDQKRRISLAVTAGGRASHQLETGMYFSRTSNGGETEELRMQPLNEITDNNFDRLGWYRMDDSGHFHVNNGVVKMDDIHKAKVKNCKEQTYKSILSANHYMPGHFNLTRPLEVIKPWIQSARIFDSSLRQAVVTHAEGTNLQISIHLDDEVESQNLVFFHNASRIRDFSGSIIVDSKSNRLFNLTVYEASGKIDGSVKMSTGFGSDTIHTFTAYVSDLHASNRSMIIPLPAIVGQGARAICLRADSMADIDKICHVIEYFESPLEIDLVEGKWHEMIGTCPTCNQINFNGMMKFLNPAHWIKGISSIGDGVMIATDIVVYLGVLCILYLLITKIIVPLVRCWVCPMSIFCNGSSSSSKNKNDKRRKEREERRRKDKFVSESEDGARSSSEPHDTLARYHGNHSERHYSSSQYI from the exons aTGGAACCGCCGTTTGAGTGGTCTCCCCAGTTTATTCTGCTTCTCCTAGCAGTTACAACCTACGGATTTCCACTCGAGGAGAAATTCGATGGGCTCTTCCGTGCAGAGCCACCACACTGTTCCAAGACACCAATTGTCCGTGCTCAAACATCTCAAA ATGCGATGTCATCAATTGCAAGAGGAATGCAAATGCAATTCTCAATTGGTTTGCACACTGCAGTCTGCTTCAGATTATATGAAGACACTCAACTCGCATCCCAAGAGATCAATGATGATGAAAATGCTGGAAATCAGACATCACTTCTTCATACTATTCGATTGGAAAAGCTTGAACATCACCATCCG ataactcAGCGGTACACTTTTGGAATCCCTGAAGTTCATGCCAGTTGTATCTGTGAGTGTGATGCCACATCTTCAACATGTACCGCAGAATCTCATCAGTTTACCGCTTGTCCAGAGTCTGATAAGTCTGATGAAACATCTTCATGCTACCGCACGTTCTTCCCAAATCAGACACCAATCGGGTGCAGTGAAGACGACATCCCCAAGCTTTGCTGTGACGTTCGATTCAAGCCATATAA aaatatgaCATTCCTCGCAGTCAAACTAGAACAACCTACAACGTATGCAACATTTGTCTACGCAGCTTATGATTTTGTAAATGGATATTGGGTGGAAAAAGATAAAACTAAAATCCGTTCTCAATTAGATGGTGGAACACAGGATAGGCATCTCGACCAAAAACGTCGAATTTCATTGGCTGTAACTGCCGGAGGACGAGCATCTCATCAACTGGAGACAGGAATGTATTTCTCAAGAACAAGTAATGGAGGAGAAACAGAAGAACTGAGAATGCAACCATTGAATGAGATTACAGACAATAA CTTTGACCGTCTTGGATGGTACAGAATGGACGATTCTGGTCATTTTCATGTGAATAATGGAGTTGTGAAAATGGATGATATTCACAAGGctaaagtgaaaaattgcaaagagcAAACTTATAAATCAATTCTCTCTGCAAATCATTAT ATGCCAGGACATTTCAATTTGACTCGTCCACTTGAAGTTATCAAACCGTGGATTCAATCTGCTCGAATTTTTGATAGTTCTCTCAGACAAGCTGTTGTAACACATGCCGAAGGAACtaatcttcaaatttcaattcact TGGATGACGAGGTGGAAAGTCAAAACCTTGTCTTCTTCCATAATGCATCAAGAATTCGTGACTTCAGTGGATCCATCATCGttgattcaaaatcaaatcgATTGTTCAACTTGACAGTATATGAggcttctggaaaaattgatggatCAGTGAAGATGTCAACTGGATTTGGATCTGATACAATTCACACATTCACTGCTTATGTTAGTGATCTTCATGCTTCAAACCGTTCTATGATTATTCCACTGCCAGCCATCGTTGGACAAGGAGCCAGAGCAATCTGTCTCCGAGCAGATTCAATGGCTGATATTGACAAAATTTGTCATGTCATTGAGTATTTCGAGAGCCCTTTGGAAATCGATCTTGTTGAGGGAAAATGGCACGAAATGATTGGAACCTGCCCAACTTGTAatcaaatcaatttcaatgGAATGATGAAATTTCTGAATCCAGCTCATTGGATCAAAGGAATCAGTTCGATTGGTGACGGCGTTATGATTGCTACGGATATTGTTGTGTATCTCGGAGTTTTGTGTATTCTGTATCTTCTTATTACGAAGATTATTGTTCCGTTGGTTCGTTGCTGGGTATGCCCCATGTCGATTTTCTGCAATGGGTCCTCTTCGTcgtccaaaaacaaaaatgataagaGAAGGAAGGAGAGAGAGGAGAGGCGCAGAAA GGACAAATTTGTCTCAGAATCCGAAGATGGTGCAAGAAGTAGTTCCGAGCCCCACGACACTTTGGCGAGATACCATGGAAATCACTCGGAGCGGCACTATAGCAGTAGCCAGTACATTTGA
- the C26D10.6 gene encoding G protein (Confirmed by transcript evidence), giving the protein MLRIVILSFLQLFVGFSQGSRCRLPWTGVWLENGNELNITHNSIGNLGNCVHKSRDLYLLTIDTSRGDCYRCLITFPVHENVLHYKTTQCIFDPEMSLEKCSQLMSADTTMHTLFRKEAIPVPCPIEAPMNFTYQTNQGICNSRTSHLHRCAQYDRLALHYQACPEIPNRESAIWQMECIGSWQSFGLQYFAARVGYSAGEQYRCFIHDKTGSSGRIGESADAGCQELTHIGAAATTLHFRQDSPVYSGCEFPETLYREKSRNWESMLLGTYHRVYHGSWISSVKGRNDTVWTCLQKVSEESNEHYTYRTYVTKGCKVGYQCVRVHMRKPHIAHVEYGEISPSESFADCSDFPVETRDTLILHGSKEACPIRGKHYSSTCSDPILQVGCSSKYSMNLVRDCSLPDGDELTCVANFKHEDNTFIIARDSLSRQLFCMTYVSDRINLLRVYDRVSCEDVSVNSATIYLSFNFTSDSCSPSLLTGFLYSATSEVASAFDIYQFIILLLVATFWNNL; this is encoded by the exons ATGCTCCGCATCGTCATCCTGTCCTtccttcaactttttgttggattttcacaag GGTCAAGATGTCGACTGCCATGGACTGGAGTATGGCTAGAAAATGGGAATGAGCTTAATATTACACACAATTCTATCGGAAATTTAGGGAATTGTGTTCATAAAAGCAGGGATTTGTATTTATTGACTATTGATAC ATCACGAGGCGATTGCTATAGATGCTTGATAACGTTTCCGGTTCATGAAAATGTGCTCCACTATAAAACAA CACAATGCATATTCGATCCAGAAATGTCACTTGAGAAGTGTTCCCAATTAATGAGTGCTGATACAACAATGCACACTTTATTTAGAA aagaaGCAATACCAGTACCATGTCCGATCGAAGCTCCGATGAATTTCACATATCAAACAAATCAAGGGATCTGTAATAGTCGAACTTCTCACCTTCATAGATGTGCTCAATATGATCGTCTGGCTCTTCACTATCAGGCGTGCCCAGAGATTCCAAATCGAGAATCTGCGATTTGGCAAATGGAATGTATCGGATCGTGGCAATCATTTGGACTTCAGTATTTTGCTGCTCGAGTAGGATACAGCGCTGGAGAACAGTATAGATGCTTT atTCATGATAAAACTGGCAGCAGTGGGAGAATTGGAGAGTCTGCTGATGCTGGCTGTCAAGAGTTGACCCATATTGGAGCAGCTGCAACGACTCTTCATTTCCGGCAAG actcccCTGTCTACTCTGGGTgtgaatttccagaaactcTATATAGAGAAAAGTCTAGAAATTGGGAATCTATGTTGCTTGGAACGTATCATCGTGTCTATCATGGATCATGGATATCATCAGTAAAAGGACGAAATGACACCGTTTGGACTTGTCTTCAAAAAGTCTCCGAAGAGAGTAATGAACACTACACTTACAGAACTTATGTAACAAAAGGATGCAAAGTGGGATATCAATGTGTCAGA GTTCACATGCGTAAACCACACATCGCCCACGTGGAATATGGAGAAATCAGCCCTTCCGAATCCTTTGCAGATTGTTCTGATTTTCCCGTTGAAACAAGAGATACTCTTATTCTTCATGGCTCAAAAGAAGCATGTCCAATCCGTGGAAAACACTATTCTAGTACATGTTCAGACCCGATTCTGCAAGTTGGATGTTCATCAAAATACTCAATGAACTTGGTTAGAGACTGTTCTTTGCCGGATGGAG ATGAGCTTACTTGTGTGGCAAATTTTAAGCATGAAGATAACACCTTCATTATAGCTCGGGATAGTTTATCAAGACAATTATTTTGTATG ACTTATGTATCCGATCGAATCAATCTTTTAAGAGTCTATGATAGAGTTTCATGTGAAGATGTATCAGTCAACAGTGCTACTATTTAcctttcatttaattttacttctg atagctGCTCCCCGTCGCTTCTCACCGGTTTTCTGTACTCTGCCACCAGTGAAGTGGCATCAGCCTTTGATATTTATCAGTTTATCATTTTATTGCTTGTCGCTACTTTCTGGAATAATTTATGA